The following coding sequences are from one Humulus lupulus chromosome X, drHumLupu1.1, whole genome shotgun sequence window:
- the LOC133805939 gene encoding uncharacterized protein LOC133805939, with translation MQQQQSMPQASSSQQFRPPVPQEKPNELQATLLTLKNTQTQFMKETRSSIRNLETHTGQLASMLNNRPQGNLPSNTVANPKEQCQAITLRSGKEYEVEPQAEQKVTEDLASHEKTQLVSNDPDVRISYPQRLQKTTLDKQFSKFLDVFKKLHINIPFGEALEQMPNYVKFMKEILSKKWRMEDYETVALTEECRAILQRKLPQKLQDPGIIYPISDSE, from the exons ATGCAGCAACAACAATCTATGCCTCAAGCGTCATCTTCTCAACAATTCAGACCACCAGTGCCTCAAGAAAAGCCAAATGAGTTGCAAGCTACATTGTTGACTCTGAAAAATACCCAGACTCAGTTTATGAAAGAGACTAGATCTTCCATCAGGAATCTGGAGACACATACGGGTCAATTGGCTAGCATGTTGAATAATAGGCCTCAGGGGAACTTGCCTAGCAATACTGTGGCTAATCCTAAGGAACAGTGTCAAGCGATAACTTTAAGAAGTGGGAAAGAATATGAGG TCGAGCCACAAGCTGAGcaaaaggttactgaagacctagCATCCCATGAGAAGACTCAATTGGTTAGCAATGATCCCGATGTCAGAATTTCATATCCACAAAGACTCCAGAAGACGACTCTTGATAAACAGTTCTCCAAGTTTCTTGATGTATTTAAAAAGCTACACATTAACATTCCATTTGGCGAAGCTTTGGAACAGATGCCCAATTACGTCAAATTCATGAAAGAAATTTTGTCTAAGAAATGGAGAATGGAAGATTATGAAACAGTGGCACTCACTGAGGAGTGCAGGGCAATACTACAAAGGAAGCTTCCTCAAAAGCTCCAAGATCCAGGGAtaatctacccaatttctgatagtgaGTAG